Proteins from one Arthrobacter sp. DNA4 genomic window:
- a CDS encoding alcohol dehydrogenase catalytic domain-containing protein, with protein sequence MKALVWHGEGDIRLDTVDDPTILDPNDAIVRITRSAICGTDLHFIRGTMSGMKEGTILGHEAVGEVTAVGKAVRRFAPGDRVIVSSTMSCGVCWQCRAGHTAQCDVANPNGPQAGTCFFGGPETTGPINGLQAEYARIPWASNTLTPLPDNVSDEQAILLSDIFPTAWFGAQLAGVQRGDTVAVYGAGIVGQLAIASAFRQGASRVFAIDGIETRLVQALDQNADVIDFNSEDPVKALQEATQGIGVDAVIDAVGIDAQRPWAGPAAAKGEEQAEQFAQEVAEVAPSTNVQGDNWVPGNAPSQVSQWSVETVRKYGRIGIIGVYSPAMTTYPIGQAMNKNLTIRMGNCDHRSVTPPLVDLVASGVFDPTKFITQHEPISDVVDAYLNFDRREEGWLKTVLTTA encoded by the coding sequence ATGAAAGCTCTCGTATGGCACGGTGAAGGCGACATCCGCCTGGACACCGTTGACGATCCCACCATCCTTGATCCGAACGACGCCATTGTCCGCATCACCCGCAGCGCCATCTGCGGCACGGACCTGCACTTCATCCGCGGCACCATGTCCGGCATGAAGGAAGGCACCATCCTGGGCCACGAAGCCGTAGGGGAAGTGACCGCCGTAGGCAAGGCCGTACGGCGGTTTGCCCCCGGCGACCGCGTCATCGTCTCCTCCACGATGTCCTGCGGCGTGTGCTGGCAGTGCCGGGCAGGGCACACCGCCCAGTGCGACGTCGCCAACCCCAACGGCCCGCAGGCCGGGACCTGCTTCTTCGGCGGACCCGAAACCACCGGCCCCATCAATGGCCTGCAGGCCGAGTACGCCCGGATCCCCTGGGCCTCCAACACCCTGACTCCGCTGCCGGACAACGTCAGCGACGAGCAGGCCATCCTGCTCTCGGACATCTTCCCCACGGCCTGGTTCGGCGCGCAGCTGGCCGGCGTGCAGCGCGGCGACACCGTGGCCGTATACGGTGCGGGGATCGTGGGGCAGCTGGCGATTGCGTCCGCATTCCGGCAGGGCGCCTCGCGGGTGTTCGCGATCGACGGGATCGAAACGCGGCTGGTCCAGGCACTCGACCAGAACGCGGACGTCATCGACTTCAACAGCGAAGACCCCGTGAAAGCCCTGCAGGAGGCGACGCAAGGGATCGGCGTGGACGCGGTCATCGATGCCGTGGGCATCGACGCGCAGCGGCCCTGGGCCGGTCCCGCCGCGGCCAAGGGCGAGGAGCAGGCGGAGCAGTTCGCGCAGGAAGTGGCCGAGGTTGCACCCAGCACGAACGTGCAGGGTGATAACTGGGTCCCGGGAAATGCGCCGTCGCAGGTCTCCCAGTGGAGTGTGGAAACGGTCCGGAAGTACGGGCGGATCGGGATTATCGGCGTGTACAGCCCGGCGATGACCACCTACCCGATCGGCCAGGCCATGAACAAGAACCTGACCATCCGGATGGGCAACTGCGACCACCGCTCGGTCACGCCGCCGCTGGTGGACCTCGTGGCGTCCGGCGTCTTTGACCCCACGAAGTTCATCACCCAGCATGAGCCGATCAGCGACGTGGTGGACGCCTACCTGAACTTCGACCGGCGCGAGGAAGGCTGGCTGAAGACGGTGCTGACCACGGCTTAG